In bacterium, one genomic interval encodes:
- a CDS encoding S8 family serine peptidase: protein MNYLTRITIISIAAIMFAGIALADSAPTILLRNGRFSPDPINSVDIQSGLANRHALMQFERALSSSDKEELEARGIRLVAYVPENSWIVRFEGRLEDSDRGQFGIRWFGAIEASQKISPLVSLLSGPSAKKMADGRVSFAVVLHADADASVVTEQLRQTIGAELIGVDPSTNTIDIICAVDQFEQIARFDEVQWVEPYVLKQEEHNDNARSNLKADQAQAAPYNLDGEFIVVAEWDGGAVSTTHPDLSGRVTVLGGASTAAHATHVGGTIIGNGTNSSGTYRGMAPAASIVSQLWWSSSSEVFSEYQNVLQAHGASLGTNSWGYSVGDPATQQACEDVLGTYFSVDATLDNIVRGSAGRPVTIIFSAGNQRGTASKYCGSLGWTYGTLDGLACSKNVLSIGAINSNNSSMTSFSSWGPTDDGRIKPDVVGPGCQSTGDGGLTSTNTTTGYTVMCGTSMSAPAVAGVVALMHQQQYLSWGAQAILPSSIKAILVNSATDLGSTGPDYQYGHGRVETVNAVKKVAIGSPSYIESQIAHGDVVQYDITVPGATSRLKVTLAWDDPGGTAISGNTLINDLDLVLIDPFGAETKPWVMNPAVPSASATRNFNRRDNVETAEVVSPSAGLWKARVTGFNIPDGPQKFSLVFTPDSIYQPGQSLAMAVYEEGDQVVQPGSSSPVNFWVSNVGGSQDSIRVRITDDLGWISTTIDTTVLLFPYDSAMFTVTASVPAMAFAIDSTIITCRANSQTDTTVVTTNGTSIRAATTYALSLATVNADTANSPEQVPLSLKIRNEGNAVGQFDIYPGSIDNWLVAPSYTATTIGPRDSTTLLFTLHIPEEVLHESDHIISLRVVGPGGTEDTSEVTFHTLNPVFPPALISPDTVLYTQDRRPLLQWDGAADSYTLLLGNDTNLSVVSRTFAGLTTTSFAWSPSDSLPDGEYFWAVKKYVSGDSSSIQRYPRRLVIDNIVPEAVELYSPVSGSATASPHPGFAFSEPAGSGPGTAPENTQLELATDTGFTQDLIVYQPIIGTSFVVPDSLSDNRWYFRFRRLDLAGNISTPGVAPNLTVDTRVPDLPAELVPNNGQTVATSPVLLRWTTTPLPSWTTSREYYYLHVSTLPNFGDYTVTGYQYADSFSFGSAVAGTTYYWRVKSLDSAGHATAFSVGRSFTYQPYTCGDVTGNGGSPDLTDLSYLIAYLVASGNPPPVPAASSFDCNTTIDLTDLSILISFLTGGSTPLCCP, encoded by the coding sequence ATGAATTATCTGACTCGCATCACGATCATTTCAATTGCCGCAATCATGTTTGCCGGAATCGCCTTGGCGGACTCGGCTCCAACAATCTTACTGCGTAATGGCCGATTTTCGCCGGACCCCATCAATTCGGTAGATATTCAATCCGGTTTAGCCAATCGTCACGCCCTGATGCAGTTCGAGCGTGCACTTTCCAGCAGCGACAAAGAGGAATTGGAAGCCAGAGGGATCAGACTGGTCGCGTATGTCCCGGAGAATAGCTGGATCGTCCGTTTTGAAGGTCGTCTCGAGGATTCGGATCGGGGGCAGTTTGGAATCCGCTGGTTTGGGGCGATAGAGGCTTCGCAGAAGATCTCTCCCCTCGTTTCACTATTAAGCGGGCCATCGGCCAAAAAAATGGCAGATGGGCGAGTTTCATTTGCGGTGGTTCTTCACGCCGATGCAGACGCCTCGGTAGTGACGGAACAACTCCGTCAGACGATCGGCGCAGAACTGATCGGCGTGGATCCTTCGACCAACACAATTGATATCATCTGTGCTGTCGACCAGTTTGAGCAGATCGCCAGATTCGACGAGGTCCAGTGGGTCGAGCCATACGTGCTGAAGCAGGAAGAGCATAATGATAATGCGCGGTCGAATCTGAAGGCCGACCAGGCACAGGCGGCTCCGTACAATCTGGATGGCGAGTTTATTGTAGTCGCGGAGTGGGACGGTGGTGCCGTGAGCACGACGCATCCCGATCTCTCAGGTCGAGTGACCGTTCTTGGCGGGGCCTCGACTGCCGCGCATGCTACACATGTTGGCGGGACGATCATCGGAAATGGAACCAATTCCTCGGGCACTTATCGCGGAATGGCTCCGGCAGCCTCGATCGTCTCGCAGCTCTGGTGGAGCAGCAGTAGCGAGGTTTTCAGTGAATACCAGAATGTGCTGCAAGCGCACGGTGCATCACTTGGCACAAATTCCTGGGGATATTCGGTGGGAGATCCTGCAACTCAGCAGGCTTGCGAAGATGTTTTGGGAACATACTTCTCAGTCGATGCCACCCTGGACAATATTGTCCGTGGAAGTGCCGGTCGACCGGTAACGATCATTTTCTCCGCTGGAAACCAGCGTGGGACTGCCTCCAAGTATTGCGGCTCGCTTGGTTGGACCTATGGGACTTTGGATGGCCTTGCTTGCTCGAAGAATGTGCTTTCGATCGGCGCGATCAATTCAAATAACAGCAGTATGACCTCATTCTCATCCTGGGGACCGACAGACGATGGCCGCATTAAGCCGGATGTTGTCGGGCCAGGATGTCAGTCGACCGGAGACGGTGGTCTCACCAGTACAAACACAACCACCGGATACACGGTGATGTGCGGGACTTCCATGTCTGCTCCGGCAGTGGCCGGTGTGGTAGCACTGATGCACCAGCAGCAGTATCTCAGTTGGGGGGCGCAGGCGATCCTGCCTTCCTCAATCAAGGCGATCCTGGTCAATTCGGCGACCGATCTTGGGTCGACCGGACCAGATTATCAGTACGGACATGGTCGCGTTGAGACAGTCAACGCCGTGAAGAAAGTAGCAATAGGAAGTCCTTCCTATATCGAGAGTCAGATCGCACACGGAGATGTGGTGCAATACGACATTACGGTCCCCGGTGCGACGAGCCGTTTGAAGGTGACGCTGGCATGGGATGATCCGGGTGGAACTGCCATCTCTGGCAATACACTCATCAATGACCTGGATCTGGTACTGATCGATCCATTTGGAGCCGAGACCAAGCCATGGGTAATGAATCCAGCGGTGCCTTCAGCTTCGGCGACGCGCAATTTCAACCGCAGGGACAATGTGGAGACGGCGGAAGTCGTCAGCCCGAGCGCCGGACTCTGGAAGGCGCGGGTAACCGGATTTAATATCCCGGATGGACCGCAGAAGTTTTCTCTGGTTTTCACACCGGACAGCATTTATCAGCCGGGCCAATCACTGGCGATGGCGGTCTACGAGGAAGGGGATCAGGTCGTTCAGCCGGGAAGCAGTTCTCCGGTAAACTTCTGGGTATCCAATGTAGGCGGCTCGCAGGACTCGATCAGGGTTCGGATCACCGATGATCTCGGCTGGATCAGCACGACGATTGACACGACCGTGCTACTTTTCCCCTATGATTCAGCAATGTTTACCGTGACGGCCAGCGTCCCGGCGATGGCTTTCGCTATTGATTCGACCATAATTACTTGCCGCGCGAATTCGCAGACGGATACAACAGTTGTCACGACCAACGGTACGAGCATACGGGCCGCAACAACCTATGCCCTATCGCTGGCGACAGTAAATGCAGATACCGCCAATTCTCCGGAACAGGTGCCTCTGTCACTGAAGATCCGGAATGAAGGGAATGCAGTAGGTCAGTTCGACATTTATCCCGGCTCGATTGACAATTGGCTGGTGGCGCCATCGTATACTGCAACTACCATTGGCCCACGTGATAGTACTACCCTTTTATTTACCTTGCACATTCCAGAGGAAGTGCTTCACGAAAGTGATCATATCATCTCGTTACGGGTCGTTGGACCTGGCGGGACGGAAGATACTTCGGAAGTGACGTTCCATACGCTGAATCCGGTCTTCCCCCCTGCGCTGATATCTCCGGATACGGTATTGTATACGCAGGACCGCCGTCCACTTCTGCAGTGGGACGGAGCGGCAGACAGCTACACGCTATTGCTTGGCAATGACACAAACCTGAGCGTCGTGAGTCGGACATTTGCCGGCCTCACCACGACATCGTTTGCGTGGTCACCGAGTGATTCGCTGCCGGATGGTGAGTACTTCTGGGCAGTGAAAAAGTATGTGAGCGGGGATTCATCCTCGATTCAGCGATATCCCCGACGTCTGGTGATCGACAATATTGTACCAGAGGCGGTTGAGTTGTATTCGCCGGTCTCAGGCAGTGCGACTGCCTCGCCACACCCGGGCTTCGCCTTTTCAGAGCCCGCAGGCTCTGGACCAGGGACCGCGCCTGAGAACACACAGTTGGAGCTGGCGACCGATACGGGTTTCACGCAAGACCTGATCGTCTATCAGCCGATCATCGGAACCAGTTTTGTGGTGCCTGACTCTTTGTCGGACAACCGCTGGTATTTCCGTTTCCGCAGGCTTGACCTGGCCGGGAATATTTCGACGCCGGGAGTCGCGCCTAACTTAACGGTTGACACTCGAGTACCGGATCTCCCGGCAGAGCTTGTGCCGAACAATGGCCAAACTGTGGCGACCTCACCGGTCTTGCTACGCTGGACAACCACTCCTCTGCCGAGTTGGACAACTTCGCGCGAGTATTATTATCTGCATGTATCGACCCTGCCGAATTTCGGCGACTATACGGTGACTGGATATCAGTATGCTGACAGTTTCAGCTTCGGGTCGGCCGTCGCCGGCACAACATACTACTGGCGTGTGAAGTCGCTTGACTCGGCCGGACATGCGACGGCCTTTTCCGTCGGTCGGTCATTCACCTATCAGCCGTACACCTGCGGCGATGTTACCGGGAATGGCGGATCGCCTGACCTGACAGACCTGTCCTACCTGATCGCCTACCTGGTAGCCTCGGGGAATCCGCCGCCAGTACCGGCGGCTTCGTCCTTCGACTGCAATACGACCATAGATCTGACAGATCTGTCGATTCTGATCAGTTTCCTGACTGGTGGGTCGACCCCGCTCTGCTGCCCGTAG
- a CDS encoding protein-L-isoaspartate(D-aspartate) O-methyltransferase yields the protein MVEEQIIRRGVVDVAVLDAMRAVPRHLYMPPVLIEVAYDDSPQSIGYGQTISQPYIVASMTEQLGLTKDSRVLEIGTGSGYQTAVLAEIAREVLTIELIPELAASASNILNRFYPHRVKMRVGDGHDGWQEGASFDGIIVTAAADEIPAQLVNQMNVNGRMIIPVRSVRSDLQELVLAIRTAAGVTCEVLYQVRFVPLRRG from the coding sequence ATGGTCGAGGAACAGATCATCAGGCGGGGCGTTGTCGATGTAGCGGTGCTTGACGCGATGCGAGCGGTCCCACGGCATCTGTATATGCCGCCGGTGCTCATTGAGGTTGCCTACGACGATTCTCCCCAATCGATCGGATATGGGCAAACGATCTCGCAGCCGTATATTGTTGCTTCGATGACGGAGCAGCTTGGGTTAACAAAGGATTCGCGAGTTCTCGAAATCGGGACCGGGTCCGGTTATCAGACAGCGGTGCTGGCGGAAATTGCACGCGAAGTGCTGACGATAGAGCTGATTCCGGAGTTGGCGGCGTCGGCCTCGAACATACTCAACCGTTTCTATCCGCATAGAGTGAAGATGCGGGTGGGAGACGGTCATGACGGATGGCAGGAGGGGGCTTCTTTTGACGGAATCATCGTCACGGCGGCAGCGGACGAGATTCCTGCACAATTGGTGAATCAAATGAACGTAAACGGACGTATGATAATACCGGTGCGCTCGGTGAGATCTGACCTGCAGGAGTTGGTTTTGGCCATCCGGACAGCGGCAGGTGTCACCTGCGAAGTGCTCTACCAGGTGCGCTTCGTTCCACTACGACGCGGGTAA
- a CDS encoding zinc-dependent metalloprotease produces MRFYRVFMSALVAACLLLSAETSFAGRRVYTMTGLKKPMADKPARPGGDSKDAEKPFADLIKDRVVISGLFTFYVDTNTNAMYMSIKPDQYDKVYMCGTTISKSEGAFFDNGSMSDTYPFYLKRVGKKVMLMEKNLRFRADTSSTLHKAVEAGISDALIASFKIESKPDSAGAILIDPSSYFIRDAENISYFLGQLGQTAISFDKENSYYETIKSFPLNSELDIRLHYRTVRTQSAPSLQNGTSMYHTYHYSLSALPEGDYVPRLADDRVGHFLTLYQDYSKLDTESPYVRYVNRWNLKKKDPAASVSEPVEPIVYWIENTVPMEYREAVKKGIEFWQPAFEKAGFKNAIIAKQMEDTATWDPADVRYSTVRWIMIPGGTYAVGPSRANPFTGQIYDADIRVGVDFIRAMFNTMENWIGPVTFDGQYGQEKTAVQKALEEMRADNPHFCDYESQSVEHAAFGLNYLLTTMGDFIDKDSLTQEYVNQYITELVAHEVGHTLGFRHNFKASTIYTLDQLADKNFTRVNSTGGTVMDYTPANIGGAGRPQGEFYATVPGPYDNWVIEYAYTDFGAKTPEEEKIPLEKIASRATTLGTIYATDEDAFGSSPKSIDPLTNLFDQGSDPLAYATHKIKLTRELWTNAIKKFEVPGTRYQKLMSVFQSGWRSFIESSQLAPKYVGGLYHSRSHIGDPDGKLPFQPVSAADQRRAMQFLRDYVFSSDAYDLPADLLNKLAPERHPDFAFSVYSVSQVDYPFHQMVMMVQKNSIDKLYSPLTVGRLLNNIERYKAGEEKYTMLDMFSDCRKMIWTEAASPASTNSFRRQLQLTHLQKLIDIYLSTPAAYPSDARTLAANDLEVIEGAATRASVAGGVDEMTRAHFKEVVRQIKAARSAQRTFQSGMSFGIGG; encoded by the coding sequence ATGCGTTTTTATCGCGTCTTCATGTCTGCCCTCGTGGCAGCATGCCTCTTGCTCAGCGCCGAGACATCGTTCGCCGGTCGCCGGGTCTACACCATGACCGGATTGAAAAAGCCGATGGCCGATAAACCGGCCAGACCTGGTGGGGATTCCAAAGATGCCGAGAAGCCATTTGCGGACCTGATCAAGGATCGCGTGGTGATCAGCGGGCTTTTCACGTTCTATGTCGACACCAACACCAACGCCATGTACATGTCGATCAAGCCTGACCAGTACGACAAAGTGTATATGTGCGGTACCACGATCTCCAAGTCCGAGGGAGCCTTTTTTGATAACGGCTCCATGAGCGACACCTACCCGTTCTATTTGAAGCGGGTCGGGAAAAAGGTGATGTTGATGGAGAAGAATCTGCGTTTCCGTGCCGACACTTCTTCCACATTGCACAAGGCGGTCGAAGCGGGGATCTCCGACGCGTTGATCGCGTCATTCAAGATCGAGTCTAAACCTGATTCGGCCGGAGCGATCCTGATCGATCCGTCGAGCTATTTCATCCGCGATGCTGAGAATATCAGTTACTTCCTTGGACAGCTCGGCCAGACGGCGATCAGCTTTGATAAGGAGAACAGCTATTACGAGACGATCAAGTCATTCCCATTGAATTCAGAACTGGATATCCGACTGCATTATCGCACGGTCAGAACACAATCTGCGCCGAGCCTGCAGAACGGCACCAGCATGTACCATACGTATCACTATTCTCTTTCGGCATTGCCCGAGGGTGATTATGTGCCGCGACTGGCGGATGACCGCGTGGGTCATTTCCTGACCCTATACCAGGACTACAGCAAACTGGACACGGAGAGCCCGTACGTTCGATATGTCAATCGCTGGAATCTGAAGAAGAAGGATCCGGCGGCATCGGTCTCTGAGCCGGTCGAGCCGATCGTTTATTGGATCGAGAACACGGTTCCCATGGAGTACCGTGAGGCGGTGAAAAAGGGGATCGAGTTCTGGCAGCCGGCGTTTGAGAAGGCCGGATTTAAGAATGCGATCATTGCCAAGCAGATGGAAGATACGGCGACCTGGGATCCGGCGGATGTGCGTTACAGCACGGTACGCTGGATCATGATCCCGGGTGGCACGTACGCGGTAGGACCGAGCCGCGCCAATCCGTTCACGGGTCAGATCTATGATGCCGATATCCGCGTCGGGGTCGATTTCATTCGCGCCATGTTTAACACCATGGAGAATTGGATCGGACCGGTAACTTTTGACGGTCAGTATGGCCAGGAAAAGACGGCGGTGCAGAAAGCGCTTGAAGAGATGCGCGCTGATAACCCGCACTTCTGCGACTATGAGTCGCAATCAGTGGAGCATGCAGCTTTCGGTCTGAATTATCTGCTGACGACGATGGGTGACTTTATCGACAAAGACTCCCTGACGCAGGAATATGTCAATCAGTACATCACTGAACTGGTGGCTCACGAAGTCGGGCACACGCTCGGATTCCGTCACAATTTCAAAGCCTCCACGATCTATACCTTGGACCAGCTTGCCGACAAGAACTTCACCAGAGTGAATTCCACCGGCGGCACCGTGATGGACTACACGCCGGCCAATATCGGCGGTGCGGGACGTCCGCAGGGCGAGTTCTACGCTACGGTGCCGGGACCGTACGACAACTGGGTCATTGAATATGCGTACACCGATTTTGGCGCAAAGACGCCGGAAGAGGAAAAGATCCCGTTGGAGAAGATCGCTTCACGGGCGACTACTCTCGGTACCATTTATGCAACAGATGAAGATGCGTTTGGATCAAGCCCCAAATCGATCGATCCGTTGACGAATCTGTTTGACCAGGGGAGCGACCCTCTCGCTTATGCGACGCACAAGATCAAGTTGACGCGTGAGCTGTGGACCAACGCGATAAAGAAATTCGAAGTACCGGGGACCCGGTACCAGAAACTTATGTCGGTGTTCCAGAGCGGGTGGCGGTCGTTTATCGAATCGTCACAGTTGGCGCCGAAGTATGTGGGTGGATTGTACCACTCGCGCAGCCACATTGGCGACCCGGATGGGAAACTTCCGTTCCAGCCGGTTTCAGCCGCCGATCAGCGTCGGGCGATGCAGTTCCTCCGGGATTATGTCTTCTCATCCGATGCGTACGATCTCCCGGCCGACCTGTTGAACAAACTGGCACCGGAACGCCATCCGGACTTTGCCTTCTCCGTCTACTCCGTCTCGCAAGTGGATTATCCGTTCCACCAGATGGTGATGATGGTTCAGAAGAACTCGATCGACAAGCTGTACAGCCCACTGACGGTTGGTCGGCTCCTTAACAATATCGAGCGGTACAAAGCTGGCGAAGAAAAGTACACCATGCTCGATATGTTCTCTGATTGTCGGAAGATGATCTGGACGGAGGCGGCCTCGCCGGCCTCGACCAACAGCTTCCGCCGTCAGTTGCAGTTGACGCATTTGCAGAAATTGATCGACATCTATTTGAGTACGCCGGCGGCGTATCCTTCTGATGCGCGGACTTTGGCGGCCAACGATCTCGAGGTGATCGAGGGGGCGGCGACGCGTGCATCGGTCGCCGGTGGGGTCGACGAAATGACGCGAGCCCATTTCAAAGAAGTGGTGCGCCAGATCAAGGCAGCCCGTTCCGCCCAGCGGACATTCCAGTCGGGAATGTCCTTTGGCATCGGCGGTTGA
- a CDS encoding NADPH-dependent oxidoreductase yields the protein MNELMAFLQSHASVRQFTDRQITAEEEQLIIETAQQSPTSSNLQAYSVITIRDQATKARVAEWSGNQQHIIDCPLFLVFCADLFRLRKISERAGYLCNSEYAEIFMVATIDTALVAERALMAAQALGMGGVMVGAVRNRIQEISNLLELPDLVYPVMGMSLGFPKAVPKVKPRLSLQAVRHVEKYHAEDVLAGVDEYDGRLQEFGHLQGREVQPEKYPNFQGPYTWSEHTARRMANDAPAALRPHMLEYLRKRGFLLK from the coding sequence ATGAATGAGCTGATGGCATTTCTGCAGAGCCATGCTTCGGTGCGACAGTTTACCGATCGGCAGATAACGGCGGAAGAAGAGCAGTTGATCATAGAGACGGCGCAGCAATCGCCGACATCGTCGAATTTGCAGGCCTATTCCGTCATCACGATCCGGGACCAGGCGACCAAGGCCAGGGTCGCCGAATGGTCGGGGAATCAACAGCACATTATTGATTGCCCCCTCTTCCTCGTGTTCTGTGCGGATCTCTTTCGATTGCGAAAGATCTCAGAGCGAGCCGGTTACCTTTGCAATAGCGAGTATGCCGAGATCTTCATGGTCGCCACGATCGATACAGCGCTGGTCGCGGAACGAGCGCTCATGGCGGCGCAGGCGCTCGGAATGGGAGGCGTGATGGTCGGGGCGGTACGTAATCGGATTCAGGAAATCTCCAACCTGTTGGAGCTTCCAGACCTGGTTTACCCGGTAATGGGGATGTCCCTGGGCTTTCCGAAAGCCGTGCCAAAGGTCAAACCGCGTCTCTCATTGCAGGCTGTCAGGCATGTAGAAAAGTATCATGCCGAAGATGTGCTGGCTGGCGTTGATGAGTACGACGGAAGACTTCAGGAGTTTGGCCATTTACAAGGGCGCGAGGTTCAGCCCGAGAAGTATCCGAATTTCCAGGGACCGTACACCTGGTCGGAGCATACTGCCCGACGCATGGCCAATGATGCACCGGCGGCTCTTCGGCCGCATATGCTTGAATATCTGCGGAAGCGCGGGTTCCTGCTGAAGTAA
- a CDS encoding TIGR00730 family Rossman fold protein: MTERLKASPAYRIAYKDIDFLNTGELRPVRLQLELLKPETTFIEQKIDSTIVVFGATRIVERKQAALRVAELKEAIRAHPRSAILKNDLAIANRVLAKSRYYDEAREFARLVSLDSQRQKGRKKREYVIVTGGGPGIMEAANRGAFDVNAKSIGLNITLQTEQEPNPYITPELCLQFHYFALRKMHFMLRAKAMVAFPGGFGTLDELFEALTLAQTLKVRSLPIILFGEEYWKRLIDWDYLVSEGTIDAEDLKLFVYADNARDAWNYIKYFFRTVENGNGNSTYMAGFDSQQLQPADLSSRFASVISPLLSGRRKAKSKKL, encoded by the coding sequence ATGACCGAGCGACTCAAAGCGTCGCCGGCCTACCGCATCGCATACAAAGACATCGATTTCCTCAATACGGGAGAACTCCGCCCAGTCCGGCTCCAATTGGAACTCCTCAAGCCGGAAACTACTTTCATCGAACAGAAGATCGACTCGACTATCGTCGTTTTTGGTGCAACCCGCATTGTCGAACGAAAGCAAGCTGCTCTGCGAGTGGCCGAACTAAAAGAAGCGATTCGCGCCCACCCTCGATCCGCTATTTTGAAGAACGACTTGGCAATAGCCAATAGGGTCCTCGCCAAATCCCGCTACTACGACGAGGCGCGTGAATTTGCTCGATTGGTCTCGCTGGATTCACAGAGACAAAAGGGTCGCAAGAAGCGCGAATACGTGATTGTGACCGGGGGAGGACCTGGCATTATGGAGGCCGCCAATCGGGGAGCCTTCGATGTCAACGCCAAGTCGATCGGCCTCAATATCACCCTGCAAACCGAGCAGGAACCCAATCCCTATATCACGCCGGAACTCTGCCTCCAATTCCACTACTTCGCCCTGCGCAAAATGCACTTCATGCTTCGCGCCAAAGCGATGGTCGCATTTCCCGGCGGTTTTGGAACGCTCGACGAGCTGTTCGAGGCCCTAACTCTGGCCCAGACACTCAAGGTCAGGTCGTTGCCGATCATTCTCTTTGGGGAAGAATACTGGAAGCGGTTGATCGATTGGGATTATCTCGTGTCCGAGGGAACCATCGATGCCGAAGATCTCAAATTGTTTGTCTATGCTGACAATGCGCGCGATGCCTGGAATTATATCAAGTATTTCTTCCGGACAGTAGAAAACGGTAACGGCAACAGCACCTACATGGCGGGTTTTGATTCGCAACAGCTCCAGCCCGCTGATCTGAGCAGCCGGTTTGCCAGCGTCATTTCGCCGCTGTTGTCGGGTCGCCGAAAAGCCAAATCGAAGAAGTTGTAG
- a CDS encoding 6-phosphofructokinase: MGKTRKRLGVLTGGGDCPGLNAVIRAVVKTAENEYGMEVVGFLDGYEGLVQNRFKVLDMKDVPGLLSRGGTILGSSNRADPFRFPVLQGDDYVYLDRSTETVMNFESLGLNGLIAIGGDGTMAASAQLAEKGLPIVGVPKTIDNDLMGTDQTFGYDSALQTAVEAIDKIHTTAQSHHRVMIIEVMGRYAGWLALGSGLASGGDIILLPEFPYDLDAIVEQIKLRKSQGKNFSIMVVGEGAKPAGGNMTVSRMIKNSPDAVRLGGVSHRIAAQIEALLQLECRVTILGHLVRGGSPSAYDRLLATRLGVEAVHLAARGEYGRMVSLQKNEMTSVPLTEVAGKFRRVTADHAWIKMAQSIGICLGVPHDVPLEEYLSTVHP; this comes from the coding sequence ATGGGCAAAACACGCAAGAGATTAGGGGTGCTGACGGGTGGTGGAGACTGCCCGGGGCTAAACGCCGTTATTCGCGCCGTCGTCAAGACCGCTGAAAACGAATACGGTATGGAAGTCGTCGGATTCCTCGATGGCTACGAAGGGCTTGTCCAGAACCGCTTTAAGGTGCTGGACATGAAGGATGTACCGGGGCTCCTCTCCAGAGGAGGCACCATTCTCGGCTCCTCCAACCGAGCTGATCCATTCCGTTTCCCCGTCCTCCAGGGGGATGATTACGTCTATCTGGACCGTTCCACTGAAACAGTCATGAACTTCGAATCTCTTGGCCTCAACGGTCTGATCGCTATTGGTGGCGACGGTACTATGGCCGCCTCGGCCCAACTAGCCGAAAAGGGACTTCCCATCGTCGGCGTTCCCAAGACCATTGATAACGACCTGATGGGGACTGACCAAACCTTTGGTTATGATTCCGCACTCCAGACCGCTGTTGAGGCGATTGACAAGATCCATACCACGGCCCAATCGCATCACCGCGTCATGATCATCGAAGTTATGGGGCGTTACGCCGGTTGGCTCGCCCTTGGGTCCGGCCTGGCGAGTGGCGGAGATATCATCCTTTTGCCCGAATTCCCGTATGACCTCGATGCGATCGTCGAACAGATCAAATTGCGCAAGTCACAGGGCAAGAACTTCTCGATCATGGTCGTTGGCGAAGGTGCCAAACCTGCCGGCGGTAATATGACTGTAAGCAGAATGATCAAGAATTCTCCCGATGCTGTCCGCCTTGGAGGCGTCTCCCACCGCATCGCCGCGCAGATCGAAGCACTGTTACAGTTGGAGTGCCGCGTCACTATCCTCGGCCATCTGGTCCGTGGTGGTTCTCCGTCGGCATATGACCGCCTTCTGGCGACCCGTCTCGGTGTGGAAGCCGTTCACCTTGCCGCCAGGGGAGAATATGGCCGCATGGTTTCGCTGCAGAAAAATGAAATGACGTCTGTGCCGCTTACCGAGGTCGCCGGGAAATTCCGGCGAGTCACCGCCGACCACGCCTGGATCAAGATGGCCCAGTCGATCGGCATCTGTCTCGGAGTTCCACACGACGTTCCATTGGAAGAATATCTGAGTACCGTGCACCCATAA